The DNA sequence AAGATCGATACCGAAGGTCGCCCGGCCATGATCGAAACCCTGCGCGGTCAGGGTTTTTGCATCCGACGCCAAGGGCAGCAATAATCATGGGATTCCGCAAACGCCTGTTGCTGGTCCACCTGATGGCGGTGGTGATGATCGTCACCTGCGCCGCCGCCACCGGCTGGTGGCTGCTGTCGGAATCAGTGCGAGGGCAACTGGATGCGGCGCTGCTGGCGCTGGGCGAGACCGAGGCCGGCCTGATTGCCGAAGGGCGCGACCCCTCGATCCACGTCCATGAGCCCAGTCCGGGTACTGCGCCGCCGTCGCTGGTGCGGCTGGATCGGCTGGTGCAGATCATTGATGCCGATGGTCACATCCTCGGGCGCAGCAACAACCTCGGCGCCGGCACGCTGCCGGTCTCGGCCAGCCTGCTCAAGCGATTGGCCCAAGGACAGACCGTCTTCGAGACCTTGCCCCATGCTAGCGAAGAACCGCTGCGCATGGTCTCGGTGCCGGTGCGTCTGGGCCAGCAGCGGTACGCGGTACTGGTGGCCGGTTCCCTGGATGATGCCGACCATATCCTGGGCTCGGCCGCCTTGCTCTTCGCCGGGCTGGCGGTGGCGCTGCTGGTGGCCCTGGCAGCGGCCAGTGCCTTGCTGACCAATCGCCTGTTCGGCACCGTGGACCGCATTGCGGCGCAGGCGCGGCGCATCAGCGACGCCAATCTCGGCGAACGCCTGGCCGACCCCGACAGCGACGATGAAATCGGGCATCTGGTGGACACCCTCAATTCCATGCTGGCGCGGCTGGAGCGGGCCTTCGAGCTGCAACGCAATTTCACCGCCAACGCGGCCCACGAGATTCGCTCGCCCTTGTCACGCCTGCGCACCGAGATCGAACTGGCCCTGCGCCGCCCGCGTTCGGCCGAGGATTATGTGGCGACCCTGCAATCCTGCCTGGATGAAGTGGGTGGGCTCACCAGCATGGTCGAGGAATTGCTGCAACTGGCGCGGCTGGATGCGGGGCAGGAGGGGCGCAGCATGGAGTGCATTGGCCTGGATTCCCTGGTGCGCGAAGCCCTGGCCCGCTGGCAGGGCGTGGCCGAGGCGCGCCGCATCCGCCTGGTCCTGCAGGCGCCGCAAGCGGTCCAGGCACGCATCG is a window from the Herbaspirillum rubrisubalbicans genome containing:
- a CDS encoding sensor histidine kinase; translated protein: MGFRKRLLLVHLMAVVMIVTCAAATGWWLLSESVRGQLDAALLALGETEAGLIAEGRDPSIHVHEPSPGTAPPSLVRLDRLVQIIDADGHILGRSNNLGAGTLPVSASLLKRLAQGQTVFETLPHASEEPLRMVSVPVRLGQQRYAVLVAGSLDDADHILGSAALLFAGLAVALLVALAAASALLTNRLFGTVDRIAAQARRISDANLGERLADPDSDDEIGHLVDTLNSMLARLERAFELQRNFTANAAHEIRSPLSRLRTEIELALRRPRSAEDYVATLQSCLDEVGGLTSMVEELLQLARLDAGQEGRSMECIGLDSLVREALARWQGVAEARRIRLVLQAPQAVQARIGERAAMLVLNNLLDNAIKFSPPDTAIEVSVSSDASGATLVVADRGPGVAATDMGLLFERFYRGRASQVQQTSGAGLGLSIVRAVLEGYGASISLGNRSDGAGAECRLHFPTVADQDRCAST